Proteins encoded by one window of bacterium:
- a CDS encoding phage head morphogenesis protein encodes IQSIDNSPRFKKVLTSMKNKTKQEQVRAMRDFWSTELGVPDVTALPHYDPFGQFQQATHGKLEGAGRRVQMRFDLTDNDLERQMSGYSLRHTLTHNNDMAKFVETALENNGAMVSTVEKMRIGLTPGGMSPVADMESGGGTYFFTRIRTTPTKANPGSVGLYFKKNLLRRMDSITYDNDKYGRCTGDTVRRLRKSQVDQWKKIVQRDASDETIFKYSVTLVDNLDAIVAPTQKARMEILMSFKKRGISNLPDGRKIEDIVFASY; translated from the coding sequence CATCCAGAGCATCGACAACTCGCCGCGCTTCAAGAAGGTGCTGACCTCGATGAAAAACAAAACGAAGCAGGAGCAGGTGCGGGCCATGCGCGATTTCTGGAGCACGGAACTGGGCGTGCCGGACGTGACCGCGCTACCGCATTACGATCCGTTCGGGCAGTTCCAGCAGGCGACGCACGGCAAGCTCGAAGGCGCGGGACGCCGAGTCCAGATGCGTTTCGACCTGACCGACAACGACCTGGAGCGGCAGATGAGCGGCTACTCACTTCGCCACACGCTGACCCACAACAACGACATGGCGAAATTCGTGGAAACGGCCCTGGAGAACAACGGTGCGATGGTCTCCACGGTCGAGAAGATGCGGATCGGACTCACGCCGGGCGGCATGTCGCCGGTCGCCGACATGGAGTCCGGCGGCGGGACGTATTTTTTCACGCGCATCCGCACGACGCCGACGAAGGCGAATCCCGGCAGTGTCGGATTGTACTTCAAGAAGAACCTGCTGCGCCGGATGGACTCGATCACGTATGATAACGACAAATACGGACGTTGCACCGGCGACACGGTTCGGCGGCTCCGCAAGTCGCAGGTCGACCAATGGAAAAAGATTGTCCAGCGCGACGCGAGCGACGAGACGATTTTCAAATACTCCGTGACTCTGGTCGACAACCTGGACGCCATCGTCGCACCGACCCAGAAGGCGCGGATGGAAATTCTCATGTCTTTCAAGAAGCGCGGTATCTCGAATCTGCCGGACGGCCGGAAGATTGAGGACATCGTGTTTGCGAGTTACTGA
- a CDS encoding DNA adenine methylase yields the protein MALQTDMNRLTFLLEAEAELALFGDEALSAQAADEQRRYVTNYIGSKQKLIDFIWENTPDDARAVADLFSGSSVVGFMFKQKGLAVTANDKLRYCYHIARAIIENPGQTITDDEIAALLADNSQAGDFVRKHFAGIYFSDGVHGIIDSIRANIDKLATDGFKRDIALFALGKSCITGKGGFGHFGTTIPHGDRQDSPERFKQRFTDNVHTINSLAFDNGQPCRAACADIMDVGPQVKADLAYFDPPYATHFSQTNYERSYHFVEGLMTYWDGKEIKEGTKTKIYRIEKSGMTKTNAANFFRDFLGACTHIRNWIISYRDQAYPTENEVKRIIADLGRDVSLKSKDHHYQISAKHGDASNAKEHLFLCSAKEAAQELDEAADFHELGMFALGDCDLDLLSAFAADDKVRVSPYMGSKYFALEWIWKNSPQDAKSMLDAFSGGGNVAYFFKHKGLTVYASDLMRYPWHIARAVVENKTETVSDAEIEALLADNPDAGKFCEKTFTDYYFTPEILHFLDNTWANAQKLPGYKKDIALFAMGYACMTKARFGEFGRSKKGMTGRPEDESKRDTSLGEIPIEDFRDLFVKNVRKINNLVFDSGTLCKAFCGEIREILPKLDVDLVYADPPYITEFGANDYEGKMHFVEGLMTMWAGKQIRDNARRDYESGTKYNKETIAALIGDVVDKSRAKSILMSYRDKAFPREPEVVEMLKKRFGQVAVKRMDVRYNIARYGAPGGGADAQELLFVASGPLAAQANTHANFHTRITGQVITKSLIAQAQTDEGDKRFSFILTHVGANKNGDFFTEEECRRAYQTVVGTKIDVAHSQDFRDIVGGVVSSEYVEDGEQSRIECVGEIYTGVTEAARQAYALVRKGIIKQVSMECDYAEGECSICGKKVKSKAEYCVHLKNYKGGAYQNKPCFEILHGVVFTGVGLLDKKGADENARIKKVASKTEVHRMADKTKQSKGQDEFLDQEDPGTDVPAEEPSTDGPDAELKKLRLENKKLKKQLEEAQTRISELETEQAAAARRAKAETVLKKWEGKGRSFENDEARTAELKRLAGLTEEAILATEQVIDSLTTPKKEDPAKPPLPGDLTKKAEASLRPRMKADAGVDPLVVDDKKPANLEEKLRTGFMAAYKANVSQEVA from the coding sequence GTGGCGCTGCAAACGGACATGAATCGGCTGACCTTCCTGCTCGAAGCGGAAGCGGAGCTTGCGCTCTTCGGCGACGAGGCGCTATCGGCTCAGGCCGCCGACGAGCAGCGCCGCTACGTCACGAACTACATCGGCAGCAAGCAGAAGCTGATCGATTTCATCTGGGAAAACACGCCGGACGACGCCCGCGCCGTGGCCGACCTCTTTTCCGGCTCGTCGGTCGTCGGCTTCATGTTCAAGCAGAAGGGCCTCGCGGTCACTGCGAACGACAAGCTGCGGTATTGCTACCACATCGCCCGCGCGATCATCGAGAACCCCGGCCAGACGATCACCGACGACGAGATCGCGGCGCTGCTGGCCGACAACTCGCAGGCGGGCGACTTCGTCCGCAAGCACTTCGCGGGCATCTATTTCTCCGACGGCGTCCACGGGATCATCGATTCCATCCGCGCCAACATCGACAAGCTCGCCACGGACGGCTTCAAGAGGGACATCGCGCTCTTCGCACTGGGCAAATCGTGCATCACCGGCAAGGGCGGCTTCGGGCATTTCGGGACCACCATCCCGCACGGCGACCGCCAGGACAGCCCCGAGCGGTTCAAGCAGCGCTTCACCGACAACGTCCATACGATCAACTCGCTCGCCTTTGACAACGGCCAACCATGCAGGGCGGCGTGCGCCGACATCATGGACGTCGGCCCGCAGGTGAAGGCCGATCTCGCGTACTTCGACCCGCCGTATGCGACGCACTTCTCGCAGACGAACTACGAGCGGTCCTACCACTTCGTGGAAGGGCTGATGACGTATTGGGACGGCAAGGAGATCAAGGAGGGTACCAAAACCAAGATTTACCGGATCGAGAAATCCGGGATGACGAAGACCAACGCGGCCAACTTCTTCAGGGATTTCCTCGGGGCCTGCACGCACATCCGGAACTGGATCATCAGTTACCGCGACCAGGCTTATCCGACCGAGAACGAGGTCAAGCGGATCATCGCCGATTTGGGCCGCGATGTTTCCCTTAAGAGCAAGGACCACCACTACCAGATCAGCGCCAAGCATGGCGACGCCAGCAACGCGAAGGAGCACCTGTTTCTTTGCTCGGCGAAAGAAGCAGCGCAGGAATTGGACGAGGCCGCCGATTTCCACGAACTGGGAATGTTTGCGCTGGGCGACTGCGATCTCGATCTGCTGTCGGCGTTCGCGGCCGACGACAAGGTCCGCGTTTCGCCGTACATGGGCAGCAAGTATTTCGCGCTGGAATGGATTTGGAAGAACAGCCCGCAGGATGCGAAGTCCATGCTGGACGCGTTTTCCGGCGGCGGGAACGTCGCGTACTTCTTCAAGCACAAAGGGCTGACGGTCTACGCGAGCGACCTGATGCGCTACCCGTGGCACATCGCCAGGGCCGTTGTGGAGAATAAGACCGAGACGGTTTCCGATGCTGAGATCGAGGCGCTGCTCGCGGATAACCCCGACGCCGGGAAGTTCTGCGAGAAGACGTTCACCGACTACTACTTCACGCCGGAAATCCTCCATTTCCTCGACAACACCTGGGCCAACGCCCAGAAGCTCCCCGGCTACAAGAAAGACATCGCGCTTTTTGCGATGGGCTACGCCTGCATGACGAAGGCGCGGTTCGGCGAATTCGGCCGCAGCAAGAAGGGCATGACCGGACGCCCCGAAGACGAGAGCAAGCGCGACACGAGCCTGGGCGAGATCCCGATTGAGGATTTCCGGGATCTGTTCGTGAAGAACGTCCGCAAGATCAACAATCTCGTGTTCGATTCGGGGACGCTGTGCAAGGCGTTCTGCGGCGAGATTCGCGAGATCCTGCCCAAGCTCGACGTGGACCTGGTTTACGCCGATCCGCCGTACATCACCGAGTTCGGGGCCAACGATTACGAAGGCAAGATGCACTTCGTCGAGGGCCTCATGACCATGTGGGCGGGGAAGCAGATCCGCGACAACGCCCGCCGCGATTACGAGTCCGGCACCAAATACAACAAGGAGACCATCGCGGCGCTGATCGGCGACGTCGTCGATAAATCCCGCGCGAAGTCAATCTTGATGTCTTACCGGGACAAGGCTTTCCCCCGCGAGCCGGAAGTCGTCGAGATGCTCAAAAAGCGCTTCGGCCAGGTTGCGGTGAAGCGCATGGATGTCCGGTACAACATCGCCCGCTATGGCGCGCCGGGCGGCGGTGCCGACGCGCAGGAACTGCTCTTCGTGGCCAGCGGCCCGCTCGCGGCGCAGGCCAATACCCACGCCAACTTCCACACCCGGATCACCGGGCAGGTCATCACCAAGTCGCTCATCGCGCAGGCGCAGACCGACGAGGGCGACAAGCGGTTCTCGTTCATCCTGACGCACGTAGGCGCCAATAAGAACGGCGATTTCTTCACCGAAGAGGAATGCCGCCGAGCCTACCAGACGGTCGTCGGCACGAAGATCGACGTCGCCCACAGCCAGGATTTCCGCGACATCGTCGGCGGCGTCGTGTCCTCGGAATACGTCGAGGACGGCGAGCAGAGCCGCATCGAGTGTGTGGGAGAGATTTACACCGGTGTGACCGAAGCGGCGCGCCAGGCTTACGCGCTCGTCCGCAAGGGGATCATCAAGCAGGTCTCGATGGAGTGCGATTACGCCGAGGGCGAGTGCTCGATCTGCGGAAAAAAGGTCAAGAGCAAGGCGGAATACTGCGTCCACCTCAAGAACTACAAGGGCGGCGCGTATCAGAACAAGCCGTGCTTCGAGATTTTGCACGGCGTCGTGTTCACCGGAGTGGGTCTGCTCGACAAGAAGGGCGCGGACGAAAACGCGCGGATCAAGAAGGTTGCCAGCAAAACGGAGGTACATCGAATGGCCGACAAGACCAAGCAGAGCAAGGGCCAGGACGAGTTCCTGGACCAGGAAGATCCCGGCACAGACGTCCCGGCCGAGGAGCCGTCGACCGACGGTCCGGACGCGGAACTGAAAAAGCTGCGCCTGGAGAACAAGAAACTCAAGAAACAACTCGAGGAGGCGCAAACGCGCATCTCGGAACTGGAGACCGAGCAGGCGGCGGCCGCGCGGCGGGCCAAGGCCGAAACGGTGCTCAAGAAGTGGGAAGGCAAAGGCCGCAGCTTCGAGAACGACGAGGCGCGCACGGCGGAACTGAAACGCCTGGCGGGGCTGACCGAGGAGGCGATCCTGGCGACCGAGCAAGTCATCGACTCGCTCACCACGCCCAAGAAAGAGGACCCCGCCAAGCCGCCGCTGCCCGGAGATCTGACGAAGAAAGCCGAGGCGTCGCTGCGGCCCCGGATGAAGGCCGACGCGGGGGTCGATCCGCTCGTCGTGGACGACAAGAAGCCCGCGAACCTCGAGGAGAAACTGCGAACCGGATTCATGGCGGCTTACAAGGCCAACGTGAGCCAGGAGGTAGCGTGA
- a CDS encoding DUF2190 family protein, translated as MGHYLDVKHDTGIAYGDGFAQGDAVCGSVMKLVGGDLFAVADDATEPAFGILFRDVKSGEMPTIYTGGGVYETDNFTGTIQAGDRLKVHATNHNLTNGAQAGDVIVAQAISMSGGVLKFKLLV; from the coding sequence ATGGGCCACTATCTGGATGTGAAGCACGACACCGGGATCGCCTACGGCGACGGGTTCGCCCAGGGCGACGCGGTGTGCGGATCGGTGATGAAGCTGGTGGGCGGCGATCTCTTCGCCGTGGCGGATGACGCGACAGAACCCGCGTTCGGCATTCTGTTCCGTGATGTGAAGTCGGGCGAGATGCCGACCATCTACACCGGCGGCGGCGTGTACGAGACCGACAACTTCACCGGCACGATCCAGGCGGGCGACCGGCTGAAGGTCCACGCCACGAACCACAACCTCACGAACGGCGCACAAGCCGGGGATGTCATCGTGGCGCAGGCCATCTCGATGTCCGGCGGCGTGCTCAAGTTCAAGCTGCTGGTCTAA
- a CDS encoding HK97 gp10 family phage protein yields MIQIDLPAVESLGAALGDFSVALEKELKTAMTDTVTTIEKYAKHRCPVDTGNLRASITPEIDGFKEGSVGTNSEYAMPVEYGSRPHDIKPREKEALAFKVGGSKGRYVTTKSGKRRYQKGKPGEPVVVGRVKHPGTKAQPFLEPAFLVGGKVAQKNVDAAVAAALAKAKSQMKETT; encoded by the coding sequence GTGATTCAGATTGACCTTCCGGCGGTGGAGTCGCTCGGCGCGGCGCTGGGCGACTTTTCCGTCGCATTAGAGAAGGAACTGAAAACGGCCATGACCGACACGGTCACGACCATCGAGAAGTACGCCAAGCACCGGTGCCCGGTGGACACCGGAAATCTGCGCGCTTCGATCACGCCGGAAATCGACGGTTTCAAGGAAGGCTCGGTCGGCACGAACAGCGAGTACGCCATGCCGGTCGAATATGGATCGCGGCCGCACGACATCAAGCCGCGCGAGAAAGAGGCTCTCGCCTTCAAAGTCGGCGGGAGCAAGGGCCGGTACGTGACGACGAAGAGCGGCAAGCGGCGCTACCAGAAGGGCAAGCCCGGCGAGCCGGTGGTAGTGGGCCGAGTGAAGCATCCGGGTACGAAGGCGCAGCCCTTTCTGGAACCGGCGTTTCTCGTCGGAGGCAAGGTCGCGCAAAAGAACGTGGACGCGGCGGTCGCGGCGGCGCTCGCCAAGGCCAAGTCGCAGATGAAGGAAACGACATGA
- a CDS encoding DUF2586 family protein yields the protein MTTTRIIPDAYTEYEDGHIGAVAPSLANVEAKIGAAMGGLANRLYVFSGPDAKAQAKQVFRGGPLLKSIEEAFDAGSSTIYVWRVGQTSKASLNLNRKSGGTGIRLVALEAGDYWNRVNATVGQEIAELIANTWYLNAAANTLVLLDEDGQQERSVDLSAHFTAARGCAIQFGDDPENDHFLSVWVGGTDADGHEILRHFDADGTLIPEHNMDLSTVITVEQITAIPFVMINEEHGSMIMVSTPTKLYVFEQITAQPTEAAQTIDYATLGMTNPAVSGGSISFLVQGGQPTQPDGLFLLDPGARKIYKIGPFGPGGDPSSIMRTIDIAGITNSNQATGLTLNILTGDFQMCLRDADDAWRIIRFPSLPNTPNDGSVTQTFNLAHPIQDVSFTIEEMIFDTVVTLWDGNEDDPQQYVFRARTNQALAGLITGGQSLVEAQFVAEGELDNFDDPQTLGGGSDGLNPTNGDYLHALELTEARTEISWVHCVGATGADIWNSILVHCDRMLDVFLSERFAVLECPAFSSNNEIGSTGYVGDLQAYVDSIVSRMATVANKNGVVFAGGSEFMGSDGVRYTAGSLTSACAGVMASLEVQQSLINKQVPNILRLVPEFSPGHIQQLIQARVNCVRLKPGRGYIIAHSLTAAPPASDYSRVNDLRAVYYGGKAAREAAQPLVGEENDEEGNGLRLLESFMSRPLDVMEDHGQIDDYEIEAVSSENDRLLGDVYVSLGIQPLRAMEKIYTKVFLK from the coding sequence ATGACGACCACGAGGATCATCCCCGACGCCTATACCGAATACGAGGATGGGCATATCGGTGCGGTCGCGCCGTCGCTTGCCAACGTCGAGGCCAAGATCGGCGCGGCGATGGGGGGCCTGGCCAACCGGCTGTATGTGTTCTCCGGGCCGGACGCCAAGGCGCAGGCGAAGCAGGTGTTTCGCGGCGGCCCGCTGCTCAAGTCGATTGAAGAGGCGTTCGACGCGGGCAGTTCGACGATCTACGTCTGGCGCGTCGGGCAGACCAGCAAGGCGTCGCTTAATTTGAATCGCAAAAGCGGCGGCACAGGCATTCGACTGGTCGCGCTCGAAGCGGGCGACTACTGGAACCGCGTGAACGCCACGGTCGGCCAGGAGATCGCGGAACTTATTGCGAATACCTGGTATCTGAACGCGGCCGCGAACACGCTCGTGTTGCTCGACGAGGACGGCCAGCAGGAGCGCAGCGTCGACCTCTCGGCGCATTTCACGGCGGCGCGGGGTTGCGCGATTCAGTTCGGCGACGATCCGGAAAACGATCATTTCCTGTCGGTCTGGGTCGGCGGCACCGACGCGGACGGCCACGAGATTCTGCGCCACTTCGACGCGGACGGCACGCTCATTCCCGAACACAACATGGACCTTTCGACCGTCATCACGGTCGAGCAGATCACGGCGATTCCCTTCGTGATGATCAACGAAGAGCACGGTTCGATGATCATGGTCTCGACGCCGACGAAGCTCTACGTCTTCGAACAGATCACGGCGCAGCCGACCGAAGCGGCCCAGACCATCGATTACGCAACGCTCGGCATGACGAACCCCGCCGTGTCCGGCGGCTCCATCAGCTTCCTCGTGCAGGGTGGTCAGCCGACGCAGCCTGACGGCCTGTTTCTTCTCGATCCCGGCGCGCGGAAGATTTACAAGATCGGCCCCTTCGGTCCCGGCGGCGATCCGTCCTCGATCATGCGCACCATCGATATCGCGGGCATCACCAACTCGAATCAGGCGACCGGCCTGACGCTCAACATTTTGACCGGCGACTTCCAAATGTGCCTGCGCGACGCGGACGACGCGTGGCGGATCATCCGCTTCCCATCGCTGCCGAACACGCCGAACGACGGCAGCGTCACGCAGACTTTCAACCTGGCCCATCCGATTCAGGACGTCAGCTTCACCATCGAGGAGATGATCTTCGACACGGTGGTGACGCTCTGGGACGGCAACGAGGACGACCCGCAGCAATACGTGTTTCGAGCGCGGACCAACCAGGCGCTCGCCGGTCTTATCACCGGCGGCCAGAGTCTGGTCGAGGCGCAGTTCGTGGCCGAAGGCGAACTCGACAACTTCGATGACCCGCAGACGCTCGGCGGCGGTTCGGATGGCCTCAATCCGACGAACGGCGATTACCTCCATGCGTTGGAACTTACCGAGGCGCGGACGGAAATCTCGTGGGTCCACTGCGTCGGCGCGACCGGCGCGGACATCTGGAATTCGATTCTCGTCCATTGCGACCGGATGCTGGACGTCTTTTTGTCCGAGCGATTCGCGGTCCTGGAATGCCCGGCGTTCTCGTCCAATAACGAGATTGGCTCCACGGGATACGTGGGTGATCTCCAAGCCTACGTCGATTCCATCGTGTCGCGCATGGCGACTGTGGCCAACAAAAACGGCGTCGTCTTCGCGGGCGGATCGGAATTCATGGGCAGCGACGGCGTGCGCTACACGGCGGGATCGCTCACCTCGGCCTGCGCGGGCGTGATGGCCTCGCTCGAAGTGCAGCAGTCGCTGATCAACAAGCAAGTGCCGAACATCCTGCGGCTCGTCCCGGAATTCTCGCCCGGCCACATCCAGCAGCTGATCCAGGCCCGCGTGAACTGCGTGCGGCTCAAACCGGGGCGCGGTTACATCATCGCCCATTCGCTCACGGCGGCCCCGCCCGCATCGGACTACTCAAGGGTCAACGACCTGCGCGCGGTCTACTACGGCGGCAAGGCGGCCCGCGAGGCGGCTCAGCCCCTGGTCGGCGAAGAGAACGACGAGGAAGGAAACGGCCTGCGGCTGCTCGAATCCTTCATGTCGCGGCCGCTGGACGTCATGGAGGACCACGGCCAGATCGACGACTACGAGATCGAGGCGGTTTCTTCCGAGAACGACCGGCTCCTCGGCGACGTGTACGTGAGCCTGGGCATCCAGCCGCTGCGGGCGATGGAAAAGATTTACACGAAGGTCTTCCTGAAGTGA